One Tunturibacter gelidoferens genomic region harbors:
- a CDS encoding PadR family transcriptional regulator, with protein MGKPSDLVQGTLDLLILKTIALEPMHGWAIAKRIQQISNEVLQVQQGSLYPALHRLEQQAWIRAKWTETETGRQAKFYSLTAAGRAQLEREKESWSRLSNAINLVVENV; from the coding sequence ATGGGTAAGCCAAGCGATCTCGTGCAAGGCACGTTAGACCTCCTCATCCTCAAAACCATCGCCCTCGAGCCGATGCACGGCTGGGCCATCGCCAAACGCATCCAGCAGATCTCGAACGAGGTCCTCCAGGTCCAACAAGGCTCCCTCTACCCCGCTCTCCACCGCCTGGAGCAGCAGGCATGGATACGCGCCAAATGGACCGAGACCGAAACCGGCCGTCAGGCCAAGTTCTACTCCCTCACCGCCGCCGGACGCGCCCAGTTGGAGCGTGAAAAGGAAAGCTGGAGCAGGCTCTCCAACGCCATCAACCTGGTGGTCGAGAACGTATAG
- a CDS encoding ABC transporter permease produces the protein MRWIQRLRMAMLMLFRRSSETARLDQEMQFHLDQQIAENIAAGMAADQARSAALRTFGNPTLLHDQARSTWSWSWLEKFTRDVRYGARTLVRSPGFAIVAVLVMALGIGATTSLFTIVRAVLLKPLPFHDPNNLVMVYEHFHDNQLGDGFNVVAPGDFRDWRAHTNGYQDMAAWREYGFNLAGEHAELPEVVKAAGGSWNLFPLLGIQMAHGRSFTPEEDQVGANHVVLLTWNIFQRRFAGDASIVGKQVRLDSNPYTVIGVLPASFTYPDSKTQVWVPYAQTLTARQYDAHDNHQSLVIARLKPGVTATSALAQVSALQYQLHLANASKPVAESAVSRPMIDDVVLDIKTPLTVLFCAVGCMLLIACLNVSNLFVARSAARRKEIAVRGALGGTRLTLIRELMTESLLICTAGGVLGLAISALTTRWLATHWDALPRAEVVRMDVPVLAFSMGLVVLTALLAGLLPAISATGKMAFGVLQESSRSVGGSTSRATMRKTLLAVEIALTVILLFSAALLFKSFMHLRTTDLGCVTDRVLTIKYGLPENQYNTREKVVAFHESLLEKVRRLPGVTSAALVSTPPGGGYEGDDVFTIPEHPPAASVLQDDAIYRSADPEYFKVMQIPLISGRVFTDQERLTRDHYLVVSKKLADQYFSSDNPIGRHIRVSWDTPEPENYEIIGVVGDTVYDVAQPIKPTMYFPILSGLPNQVSSATIMVRTAGDPLLVSVPVQKQVAALDPSLPVYDVLTMQQILGKTTASQSFSATLTLAFALLSLLLAAIGLYGVLSYLISQRITEIGIRVALGAQRSQVLRLILLDGLRPVFLGLLIGLAGGAVVGTLIRSILFGTSPYDPVVFAAMIVSLLLTAVAACAIPALRALKIDPMQALRTE, from the coding sequence ATGCGCTGGATCCAACGTCTCCGCATGGCCATGTTGATGCTCTTCCGCCGCAGCTCCGAAACAGCTCGTCTCGACCAGGAGATGCAGTTTCACCTCGACCAGCAGATCGCCGAAAACATAGCCGCCGGAATGGCGGCGGATCAGGCCCGCTCCGCCGCCTTGCGCACCTTTGGCAATCCAACCCTGCTTCACGATCAGGCTCGTTCCACCTGGAGTTGGAGCTGGCTGGAAAAGTTCACCCGCGACGTCCGATACGGCGCCCGAACCCTCGTCCGCTCTCCCGGCTTCGCCATCGTCGCCGTCCTCGTCATGGCCCTCGGCATCGGCGCCACCACCTCGCTGTTCACCATCGTGCGCGCCGTCCTGCTCAAGCCTCTGCCCTTCCACGATCCCAACAATCTCGTCATGGTCTACGAGCACTTTCACGACAACCAGCTCGGCGATGGATTCAACGTCGTCGCACCCGGCGACTTCCGCGACTGGCGTGCGCACACCAACGGCTATCAGGACATGGCCGCATGGCGCGAGTATGGCTTCAATCTCGCCGGCGAACACGCCGAACTACCCGAGGTCGTCAAGGCCGCAGGCGGCTCCTGGAATCTCTTTCCTCTCCTCGGTATTCAGATGGCCCACGGCCGCTCCTTCACCCCCGAAGAAGATCAGGTCGGTGCCAACCACGTTGTCCTGCTCACCTGGAACATCTTTCAAAGGCGCTTTGCCGGAGACGCCTCCATCGTAGGCAAACAGGTTCGTCTCGACAGCAATCCGTACACGGTCATCGGCGTCCTCCCCGCCTCGTTCACCTATCCCGATTCGAAGACCCAGGTCTGGGTGCCCTACGCACAAACCCTCACCGCACGCCAATACGACGCGCACGACAATCATCAAAGCCTCGTCATCGCCAGGCTCAAGCCTGGAGTCACCGCCACATCGGCGCTCGCACAAGTCAGCGCTCTGCAGTACCAACTGCATCTGGCCAACGCGTCGAAGCCCGTCGCAGAAAGCGCCGTCTCCCGGCCCATGATCGACGACGTAGTCCTCGACATAAAGACTCCACTCACCGTCCTCTTTTGCGCCGTCGGGTGCATGTTGCTCATCGCCTGTCTCAACGTCTCCAACCTCTTCGTCGCACGCAGCGCGGCCCGGCGCAAAGAGATCGCAGTGCGCGGCGCCCTGGGCGGCACACGTCTCACCCTCATCCGCGAACTGATGACCGAAAGCCTGTTGATCTGCACCGCCGGAGGTGTACTCGGACTGGCAATCTCTGCTCTCACAACCCGCTGGCTCGCAACGCACTGGGACGCGCTGCCCCGCGCCGAGGTGGTGCGGATGGACGTCCCCGTCCTCGCCTTCTCCATGGGTCTCGTCGTCTTAACGGCGTTGTTGGCAGGTCTGCTGCCCGCCATCTCAGCAACCGGAAAGATGGCCTTCGGAGTCCTTCAGGAGTCCTCGCGATCCGTCGGTGGCAGCACCTCACGCGCAACCATGCGCAAAACTCTGCTCGCGGTAGAGATCGCCCTCACCGTGATCCTGCTCTTCTCCGCCGCCCTCCTCTTCAAGAGCTTCATGCATCTCAGAACCACTGACCTTGGCTGTGTCACCGATCGCGTCCTCACCATCAAATACGGCCTGCCGGAGAATCAGTACAACACCAGGGAAAAGGTCGTAGCCTTCCATGAGTCTCTGCTCGAAAAAGTGCGACGCCTACCCGGAGTCACCTCTGCAGCCCTTGTCTCCACTCCTCCCGGAGGAGGCTACGAAGGCGACGACGTCTTCACCATCCCCGAGCACCCGCCAGCCGCCTCCGTCCTGCAGGACGACGCCATCTATCGTTCCGCCGATCCCGAATACTTCAAGGTCATGCAGATCCCGCTAATCAGCGGCCGCGTCTTCACCGATCAGGAGCGTCTCACCCGCGATCACTACCTCGTCGTCAGTAAAAAACTCGCCGACCAATACTTCTCCAGCGACAACCCCATCGGCCGGCACATCAGAGTCAGCTGGGACACGCCAGAACCGGAAAACTACGAGATCATCGGCGTCGTCGGCGACACCGTCTACGACGTCGCCCAGCCCATTAAACCCACCATGTACTTTCCTATCCTCTCCGGCCTTCCCAACCAGGTCAGCAGCGCCACCATCATGGTGCGCACCGCAGGTGATCCTCTTCTCGTCTCTGTTCCCGTGCAGAAACAAGTGGCCGCGCTCGATCCTTCGCTTCCCGTCTACGACGTTCTCACCATGCAACAGATTCTCGGCAAGACCACCGCCAGCCAGAGCTTCAGCGCTACTCTCACACTCGCCTTCGCACTGCTCTCCCTGCTTCTCGCCGCCATCGGACTCTACGGCGTCCTTTCGTATCTCATCTCGCAGCGCATCACGGAGATCGGCATCCGCGTTGCCCTCGGCGCCCAGCGCTCCCAGGTCCTGCGCCTCATTCTTCTAGACGGCCTGCGTCCCGTCTTCCTCGGCCTCCTCATCGGTCTCGCAGGCGGCGCAGTGGTCGGAACGCTCATACGGTCCATCCTCTTCGGAACCAGCCCCTACGATCCCGTCGTCTTCGCCGCCATGATTGTCAGTCTTCTGCTCACCGCCGTCGCCGCATGCGCCATCCCCGCCCTTCGCGCTCTCAAGATCGATCCCATGCAAGCCCTGAGGACCGAGTAA
- a CDS encoding NmrA family NAD(P)-binding protein, translating into MFAVMGVTGNVGGEMARTLLAAKKSVRAIVRDAKKSEEWARLGCEIAVADLNDVKSLTAAFQGVDGVFTMLPPIYDPTPGFAEHMVMSKVLTEALKSARPKRVVHLSTIGAQATEQNLLSLHTILERMLGEVSLPITILRPGWFMENSAHNVASARDTGVVYSFLAPADKGFPFIATADIGQLGAELLQETWTGHRVVELTGPRPVSPNDLAAGFAKVLGRPIAVELVPREEWEAVSRSQGMKNPTPWMRMLDGFNEGWIEFERPAEVRKGKVELETVLKGLVEKAAV; encoded by the coding sequence ATGTTTGCAGTGATGGGAGTAACGGGTAATGTCGGCGGTGAGATGGCAAGAACTCTGCTGGCTGCGAAGAAGTCTGTGCGTGCGATCGTGCGCGATGCCAAGAAGAGTGAGGAGTGGGCGAGGCTTGGATGCGAGATCGCGGTTGCTGATTTGAATGATGTGAAGTCACTGACTGCAGCGTTTCAGGGAGTTGATGGCGTGTTTACGATGCTGCCGCCGATATACGATCCGACGCCTGGTTTCGCAGAGCATATGGTGATGTCGAAGGTTTTGACGGAGGCGTTGAAGTCTGCGCGTCCGAAGAGGGTGGTACATCTTTCGACGATTGGAGCACAGGCGACTGAACAGAATCTGCTGTCACTGCATACGATTCTCGAGAGGATGCTGGGAGAGGTATCCCTGCCGATTACGATTCTGCGTCCGGGCTGGTTTATGGAGAACTCAGCGCATAATGTCGCGTCTGCTCGGGATACGGGTGTGGTTTATAGCTTTTTGGCTCCGGCTGATAAGGGGTTTCCGTTTATCGCGACCGCGGATATCGGGCAGCTTGGCGCTGAGTTGTTGCAGGAGACATGGACCGGACATCGGGTGGTGGAGTTGACTGGGCCGCGCCCTGTATCGCCGAATGACCTGGCTGCGGGATTTGCAAAGGTGCTGGGGCGTCCGATTGCGGTGGAGCTGGTTCCGCGTGAGGAGTGGGAGGCAGTGTCTCGTTCGCAGGGGATGAAGAATCCGACACCATGGATGCGAATGCTCGATGGATTCAATGAAGGCTGGATTGAATTTGAGAGACCCGCGGAGGTGCGGAAGGGCAAGGTTGAGTTGGAGACAGTTTTGAAGGGCCTGGTAGAAAAGGCTGCCGTATAA
- a CDS encoding LysR family transcriptional regulator translates to MNKMTPSNAPNDRLLSGISVLMAVVEGGSFIRAAEALGITQPAVSRSIARLESRVGVRLLDRTTRSLTLTAEGRRLYEETSPLLTGIADAVTFASGSSATVRGRLRVNMDPLFSSLLLAPHLGGFLDRYPEVSLELLTRPELGDLVSEGFDLAVRFGEPPSSSLVARKLLETHIVTVAAPSYLARQGRPEKPTDLAKHHCLQFRDPRTNQPYEWEFHRGRRIVPIKTSGRLMLSDPYTFLGACVAGAGIAQVLALSVQTELDRGDLIDLFPDWPDEKFPLFALYPSRHLPPAKLRAFLDFVLELANPPSRPQK, encoded by the coding sequence ATGAATAAAATGACACCCTCCAATGCTCCGAATGATCGCCTGCTAAGCGGCATCAGTGTGCTCATGGCAGTTGTCGAAGGGGGTAGTTTCATCCGCGCAGCTGAGGCTCTCGGCATCACTCAGCCAGCCGTCAGTCGCTCCATCGCCCGCCTCGAATCCCGCGTCGGCGTTCGTCTGCTCGACCGCACCACCCGCTCCCTCACCCTGACCGCCGAAGGCCGCCGCCTCTACGAAGAGACCAGCCCTCTCCTCACCGGCATCGCCGACGCTGTCACCTTCGCCTCCGGATCTTCCGCCACCGTCCGTGGCCGCCTCCGCGTCAACATGGACCCGCTCTTCTCCAGCCTTCTCCTCGCCCCGCATCTGGGCGGCTTTCTCGACCGCTACCCCGAGGTCTCGCTCGAACTCCTCACCCGCCCAGAGTTGGGCGACCTCGTCTCCGAAGGCTTTGATCTGGCTGTCCGCTTCGGCGAACCGCCCTCCTCATCACTCGTCGCACGCAAACTCCTCGAAACCCACATCGTCACCGTCGCGGCCCCATCGTATCTCGCCAGGCAGGGACGCCCAGAGAAGCCCACCGATCTGGCAAAACACCACTGCCTCCAATTCCGAGATCCACGAACCAACCAGCCCTACGAGTGGGAGTTCCATCGCGGCCGCAGGATCGTCCCCATCAAGACCTCAGGCCGTCTCATGCTCTCCGACCCCTACACCTTCCTCGGGGCCTGCGTCGCCGGAGCAGGAATCGCCCAGGTTCTCGCCCTCTCAGTCCAGACAGAACTCGATCGTGGCGACCTCATCGACCTCTTCCCCGATTGGCCCGACGAAAAGTTCCCCCTCTTCGCCCTTTACCCCTCCCGCCACCTTCCACCCGCCAAACTTCGCGCCTTCCTCGACTTCGTCCTCGAACTCGCGAACCCTCCCTCACGTCCTCAAAAATAA
- a CDS encoding HesB/IscA family protein produces MSTATVTPEVVVGAPASTTPVTLTPAAINKVREIMATQTPVPAGLRIGVVGGGCSGFQYSMSFENQSGMMDKVYKFEDLKVFVDATSAMYLQNCTVDYVETLEAAGFKFENAAVKSTCGCGSSFSV; encoded by the coding sequence ATGTCGACTGCTACTGTTACCCCTGAAGTCGTTGTTGGAGCACCTGCTTCGACTACGCCTGTGACTTTGACTCCGGCCGCGATCAACAAGGTTCGGGAGATCATGGCGACGCAGACTCCGGTCCCGGCTGGGCTTCGGATCGGTGTGGTTGGTGGTGGATGTTCGGGTTTCCAGTACTCCATGTCGTTTGAAAATCAGAGCGGAATGATGGACAAGGTCTATAAGTTCGAGGATCTAAAGGTGTTTGTGGACGCGACCTCAGCTATGTACCTGCAGAATTGCACGGTGGACTATGTGGAGACGCTTGAGGCCGCCGGGTTCAAGTTCGAGAATGCCGCGGTGAAGAGCACCTGCGGTTGCGGATCGAGCTTCAGCGTTTAG